A stretch of bacterium DNA encodes these proteins:
- a CDS encoding flagellar biosynthetic protein FliQ, whose translation MGIDDFLLLGQNAIITATLVSAPILILGLVAGLAVSIFQAATQINDAALAFIPKILSAVVGLIFFGHFMITRISSFTAEAFELISNLGVSM comes from the coding sequence ATGGGAATAGATGACTTTCTGCTCTTAGGACAAAATGCGATCATAACAGCGACACTCGTTTCGGCACCCATCCTCATACTGGGATTAGTGGCTGGTCTGGCCGTTAGTATATTTCAGGCTGCTACGCAGATAAATGATGCGGCGCTGGCTTTCATTCCTAAGATTTTGTCTGCCGTCGTTGGGCTGATTTTCTTTGGTCATTTTATGATCACAAGAATTTCGTCATTCACAGCGGAAGCCTTCGAGCTAATTAGTAATCTGGGAGTTTCAATGTGA
- the fliN gene encoding flagellar motor switch protein FliN yields the protein MADEETTPEEEVASSEGSSENDEALKENLEEVADAAEEVTQAAGEALSENPNANRTIDFIKEVPLAVTIEVGRSRMTIQDLLQLGQGSVVELTKLAGDPLDVYINGYCVARGEAVIVNEKFGLRVVEIIDPKDRIQALG from the coding sequence ATGGCAGATGAGGAAACAACACCAGAAGAGGAAGTAGCCTCAAGTGAGGGTTCTTCTGAAAACGATGAAGCCTTAAAGGAAAATTTAGAGGAGGTAGCAGATGCGGCTGAAGAAGTAACTCAGGCGGCAGGGGAAGCTTTAAGTGAGAATCCAAATGCGAACAGAACTATTGACTTCATTAAGGAGGTACCTCTAGCAGTAACGATTGAAGTTGGAAGATCTCGAATGACAATCCAGGATCTTTTGCAGCTGGGTCAAGGCTCAGTAGTTGAGCTTACTAAGCTCGCGGGGGATCCTCTGGATGTATATATCAATGGATACTGCGTAGCTCGCGGTGAGGCCGTAATCGTAAATGAAAAGTTTGGTCTACGGGTTGTTGAGATTATCGACCCAAAGGATCGCATTCAAGCATTAGGGTAG
- the fliP gene encoding flagellar biosynthetic protein FliP: protein MYKRVIPLFFLISTLTCDPQGALAQANMVPDLNIAVGGESLTGSANGVSSAIKIVLLLSIFSFVPALILTTTCFTRIVVVLGMTRTALGTQQAPPNMVLTGLALFLTASIMQPIFHDVYTNGVSPYLEGAMTAEEAWREGSEPLRKFLVRHSREKDLALFLEISKTDFPESPDDVPFLVAVPAFVLSELNIAFQIGFLLALPFLVLDMVVSSVLTSMSMITLPPVVISLPLKLMLFVVVDGWHLLISSLVQTYQIT from the coding sequence ATGTATAAACGAGTAATACCGCTTTTCTTTCTCATCTCCACGCTGACGTGTGATCCGCAAGGAGCGTTAGCTCAAGCCAACATGGTTCCAGACCTCAATATTGCAGTTGGAGGAGAGTCCCTGACAGGATCAGCGAATGGGGTTTCATCTGCGATCAAAATCGTATTACTTCTCTCGATTTTCTCTTTTGTTCCAGCGCTCATTCTGACTACAACCTGTTTTACTCGTATTGTAGTAGTCCTCGGAATGACAAGAACTGCACTTGGAACGCAACAAGCGCCACCAAATATGGTACTTACGGGGCTGGCTCTATTCCTTACTGCATCAATTATGCAGCCTATTTTTCATGATGTGTATACTAACGGAGTATCACCATATCTTGAAGGTGCTATGACTGCAGAAGAAGCATGGAGAGAAGGGTCTGAACCTTTAAGAAAATTTTTAGTGCGTCATTCGCGTGAAAAAGACCTGGCCTTGTTTTTGGAAATAAGCAAAACAGATTTTCCAGAGTCTCCAGATGATGTTCCGTTCTTGGTCGCAGTTCCAGCGTTTGTGCTAAGCGAGTTGAACATCGCCTTTCAAATTGGCTTTCTTCTCGCTCTACCATTTCTTGTGCTCGATATGGTCGTATCATCAGTGCTCACCTCGATGAGTATGATTACTCTTCCACCAGTTGTAATTTCCCTCCCGTTAAAGTTGATGTTATTCGTCGTCGTTGATGGGTGGCATTTGTTGATAAGCTCGCTAGTGCAAACCTATCAAATTACGTAG
- the fliM gene encoding flagellar motor switch protein FliM has product MNQVLSQDEINSLLKGLSDGDVEEDSVEQEDSQSAKRFDLANQERIIRGRMPTMELIHDRFSRQFRSQLGNFLGRTCFANVAGIEMVKFGLFMKKLPLPSSLHIFRMPPLSGYALMVASSPLVFGIVDALFGGGSQGRVKIEGREYTPIESRLIGKVVMMALDTLKDAWAPIHPVDFVYVRSEFNPLAIAIVPPTDAVIIVTIEVEFEQENTTLTICMPYSTIEPLRGKLATGFQSTRLEADSGVARRMEMNVKQTQTNLSVELARGSISAGEFLGLTPGDIISLDTVPSEEALIKIEGEPKYYAYVGSYRGNRACRISRQIPQHDLINYRNKEELLKYGR; this is encoded by the coding sequence ATGAATCAGGTACTTTCACAAGACGAAATTAATTCCCTCCTAAAAGGACTCTCGGACGGGGACGTTGAAGAGGACAGTGTAGAGCAGGAGGACTCTCAATCCGCAAAGAGATTTGATCTTGCGAATCAGGAGAGAATTATTCGTGGTCGGATGCCGACCATGGAGCTTATACACGATCGCTTCTCACGACAATTCCGGAGTCAGTTAGGAAATTTTCTGGGGCGTACGTGTTTTGCAAATGTTGCTGGAATAGAGATGGTAAAGTTTGGGCTTTTCATGAAAAAGCTTCCACTTCCATCTTCGCTTCATATTTTTCGAATGCCCCCACTCAGTGGTTATGCTCTTATGGTCGCATCATCACCACTCGTATTTGGAATTGTGGATGCTCTATTTGGTGGAGGCTCGCAAGGAAGAGTAAAAATTGAGGGGAGAGAGTATACGCCAATTGAATCAAGATTGATCGGTAAGGTCGTTATGATGGCTCTTGATACCCTAAAAGATGCATGGGCGCCGATTCATCCTGTAGACTTTGTTTATGTTCGCTCTGAGTTTAACCCGCTTGCGATCGCTATTGTTCCTCCTACTGATGCTGTAATTATCGTGACGATAGAAGTTGAGTTTGAGCAAGAGAATACAACACTCACGATATGCATGCCCTATTCTACTATCGAGCCGCTAAGAGGAAAGCTTGCTACGGGATTCCAAAGCACGCGCCTTGAGGCAGATTCGGGTGTGGCTCGTCGTATGGAGATGAATGTAAAACAAACTCAAACGAACCTCAGCGTTGAGTTGGCTCGTGGCTCCATCTCGGCAGGAGAGTTTCTTGGGCTGACGCCAGGTGACATCATATCCCTTGACACCGTGCCATCAGAAGAGGCCCTGATTAAGATTGAGGGGGAGCCAAAGTATTACGCATATGTTGGAAGCTATAGGGGAAATCGAGCCTGTCGTATTAGTAGGCAGATTCCCCAACATGATTTGATTAACTATCGGAATAAAGAGGAGCTATTGAAATATGGCAGATGA
- a CDS encoding DMT family transporter, with the protein MTASNRSASVYGSLCCLAVIALWGIEPLFMKVALIEFDSYTITWFRVAGAFLLMFVARANLWASAPRAFLRHFWGVILSGCFLAVYFYAFVKGIEVGGPMTAAITIQIGPIALALIGFVFFHEKLIRVQIVGAFIAILGFVVFFYSRLSGVEEAQFQLEAVIIVSIAAISWAGFCVGQKIIGATIGANLLNFITFLFAALLLFPIITYPRGEQLATWSFAAIVYLSVSTFIAYWALGEAIRLLPVSIVSFFITLNPFVTIICVQILLWLGNDFFEPQPLTFYGYIGSCMALLGVAGATLRRR; encoded by the coding sequence ATGACCGCATCTAACCGTTCCGCTTCTGTATATGGGTCTCTCTGTTGCCTCGCTGTTATAGCGTTATGGGGCATAGAGCCCCTTTTTATGAAAGTAGCGTTGATTGAGTTTGACTCATATACCATCACGTGGTTTCGAGTAGCAGGCGCTTTTCTTTTGATGTTTGTCGCGAGAGCAAATTTATGGGCCTCAGCCCCCCGAGCATTTTTAAGGCATTTTTGGGGAGTGATTTTATCAGGCTGTTTTTTAGCGGTTTATTTCTATGCGTTTGTAAAAGGCATTGAAGTGGGTGGGCCGATGACTGCTGCAATCACTATTCAGATAGGGCCGATAGCTCTAGCTCTTATCGGATTTGTTTTTTTTCACGAGAAACTCATTCGTGTTCAGATAGTAGGCGCATTCATTGCGATCCTCGGATTTGTTGTCTTCTTTTATTCTCGTCTTTCTGGGGTTGAGGAGGCGCAATTTCAATTAGAGGCCGTAATTATAGTGAGCATCGCTGCGATTTCATGGGCTGGCTTTTGTGTCGGTCAAAAAATAATCGGGGCAACTATAGGAGCGAATTTACTCAATTTTATCACATTTCTTTTTGCCGCTCTTTTACTGTTTCCAATTATTACCTATCCAAGGGGAGAGCAGCTAGCCACTTGGTCTTTTGCCGCTATCGTATATCTGAGCGTCTCTACTTTTATTGCATATTGGGCGCTGGGTGAGGCTATTCGTTTGTTGCCAGTATCGATAGTGAGCTTTTTTATTACACTTAATCCGTTTGTTACCATTATTTGCGTTCAAATACTTTTGTGGCTTGGAAATGACTTTTTTGAACCTCAGCCGCTTACGTTCTATGGATATATTGGTTCGTGTATGGCGCTCCTCGGTGTGGCAGGGGCAACTCTTCGTAGGCGTTGA
- the flhB gene encoding flagellar biosynthesis protein FlhB, giving the protein MSEFSTPEERTEDPTDKRMGQLRDDGSMHMSMDIVQVGSMFAAILTLGILSRYMFHDFRTYMESTFRLIGENRQFTEYTIFEFFLGAFREFAPEVAVLAIIISIIAILSVGLQTKWNIKKKPIEFKFSMLNPVNGLKRMFSPKNLVKTGASILKLCIILPISYFALEKFAPQMITLMHYSVDQIFAVTADALFYVFWKILYVLMAFAIFDYFYTKWQWLRQNRMTKQEVKDERKSVEGDEETKRKIQAKGLQRIMERIQNSVPQADVVVTNPTHFAVALKYDRDSMGAPRVVAKGKGFLALRIRKIAKESGVPILERKLLARALYASCEVGSEIPKDLFRAVAQVLAYVYKIRNPHAAQQWNGSSS; this is encoded by the coding sequence ATGTCAGAATTTTCAACCCCTGAAGAACGTACCGAAGACCCTACCGACAAACGGATGGGGCAGTTGCGAGATGATGGCTCTATGCACATGTCGATGGACATTGTGCAAGTAGGGAGTATGTTTGCGGCTATTCTTACACTCGGTATTTTGTCTCGTTACATGTTCCATGATTTTCGCACCTATATGGAATCGACGTTTCGACTTATAGGAGAAAATAGACAGTTTACAGAATATACCATCTTTGAGTTTTTTTTAGGGGCTTTTCGGGAGTTTGCTCCCGAGGTTGCGGTGCTTGCCATTATAATTTCTATCATTGCTATTCTCTCCGTTGGTTTGCAGACAAAGTGGAATATTAAAAAAAAGCCAATAGAGTTTAAATTCAGTATGTTGAATCCAGTGAATGGCTTGAAGCGGATGTTCTCCCCCAAAAATCTTGTAAAGACAGGGGCATCAATTCTTAAGCTCTGTATCATTCTTCCGATCTCATACTTTGCTCTCGAAAAGTTTGCTCCGCAAATGATTACCCTTATGCATTACAGTGTTGATCAGATATTTGCTGTAACAGCGGATGCGCTATTTTATGTCTTCTGGAAGATTCTTTATGTTTTAATGGCGTTCGCTATCTTCGATTATTTTTATACGAAGTGGCAGTGGCTTCGGCAGAATCGAATGACCAAGCAGGAAGTCAAAGATGAGAGAAAGTCGGTAGAGGGGGATGAAGAGACAAAGAGGAAGATTCAAGCAAAGGGATTACAGCGCATTATGGAGAGAATTCAGAATAGCGTACCTCAGGCCGATGTTGTCGTAACCAATCCAACCCATTTCGCTGTTGCGCTAAAGTACGATCGTGACTCTATGGGAGCCCCGAGAGTTGTAGCAAAAGGAAAGGGATTCCTTGCATTACGTATTAGAAAAATTGCCAAGGAATCTGGAGTTCCAATTCTTGAAAGAAAACTCTTAGCGAGAGCTCTGTATGCTTCATGTGAAGTGGGCAGTGAAATACCAAAAGATCTATTTCGAGCCGTCGCACAAGTTCTCGCTTACGTTTACAAAATCAGAAATCCGCATGCAGCACAGCAGTGGAATGGTAGTAGCTCTTAA
- a CDS encoding nucleotide pyrophosphohydrolase: MANLNTLQKEVVQFRDARDWKQFHTYKDMLLSLNLEVSELCEHFQWKSAREIQEMDKKKVGEELSDILYWILLLSNDLEVDIEDAFRKKMKKNAAKYPLDQATGSKDKYTSLKA; encoded by the coding sequence GTGGCGAACCTCAATACATTACAGAAAGAAGTGGTCCAGTTTCGAGATGCACGCGATTGGAAACAATTTCACACATATAAAGATATGCTACTCTCTCTGAACCTCGAGGTATCTGAGCTCTGTGAGCATTTTCAGTGGAAGAGTGCGCGTGAGATTCAAGAGATGGACAAAAAGAAAGTAGGTGAAGAACTTTCCGATATCCTCTATTGGATACTGCTTCTCTCTAATGACCTTGAAGTTGACATTGAAGACGCATTTCGTAAAAAGATGAAAAAAAACGCTGCTAAATATCCCTTGGACCAAGCAACAGGATCTAAAGATAAGTACACAAGCCTGAAAGCCTGA
- a CDS encoding type III secretion protein yields MNYEHLNIGAYALEHIDWIWTFLLLAVRYGILMTVLPGFVVSPVGKMLRTPGILALALISTVSSPAAVLSDNMGVLLIQVISEALFGLTLGIIPLLIVSGVQMAGGLSSTTMGLGASQLVDPTMGGSLPSLGKLMGDLVILIFLLSNGHHAIIYSAAGLGGAIVPGTYTPDIGSVELVVSRVADVFRLGVLISAPVIVALLLTNFVMGLISKAIPQVNIFIVSFPLTIGIGLVLTGLSLPELSAFVQRELMDVESGLLVILNDVQTLPDN; encoded by the coding sequence GTGAACTATGAGCATTTAAATATAGGAGCCTACGCCCTTGAGCATATCGATTGGATATGGACATTTCTTTTGTTAGCTGTGCGTTATGGAATTCTAATGACCGTTCTTCCTGGATTTGTAGTAAGTCCAGTCGGAAAGATGCTCCGAACACCAGGCATCCTCGCTCTTGCTCTGATCAGTACTGTCTCCTCTCCTGCAGCGGTACTTTCGGACAATATGGGTGTGCTGCTTATTCAGGTCATCAGTGAAGCTTTATTTGGTCTAACGTTGGGGATAATTCCTTTGCTTATTGTTTCAGGTGTTCAGATGGCAGGAGGGCTCTCCTCTACAACTATGGGACTTGGCGCTAGTCAGCTCGTTGATCCAACAATGGGAGGCTCACTTCCTTCTTTAGGGAAGTTAATGGGAGATCTTGTTATATTAATTTTTCTTCTTTCGAATGGTCACCATGCCATTATATATAGTGCTGCTGGTCTGGGAGGAGCAATTGTTCCTGGCACCTATACTCCAGATATCGGTTCAGTAGAGTTAGTTGTTTCTCGAGTCGCAGATGTTTTCAGACTGGGTGTTCTCATATCAGCTCCAGTGATCGTAGCATTACTGCTTACAAATTTTGTAATGGGATTGATCTCTAAAGCTATTCCGCAAGTTAATATCTTTATCGTCAGCTTCCCATTAACCATTGGAATCGGTTTGGTCCTAACCGGTCTATCGTTACCAGAGCTTTCAGCATTCGTGCAGCGAGAATTAATGGATGTGGAGTCTGGATTACTCGTCATTCTCAATGATGTTCAGACTCTGCCAGATAATTGA
- the lgt gene encoding prolipoprotein diacylglyceryl transferase, with product MDSGYLLAFDPFAIQFTESFGIRWYGLGYLGGFLSGYFFTAWLLAKPGMLLSRHLLEDFVFSVAVGCIVGGRLGYCLFYSPSLLTDFRDSFPFWGVLAVNEGGMASHGGIVGMVIAVLIFSRRHQISFWHLGDLVIYGSTLGITFGRLANFINGELVGRACNSSCIFPVKFPQDILTWPFYSPEKLPSLQGVVEKLGIEASSWQNMVNYGGKSQILDVMHQIVRSVQSGNKEIQEALKEVLIARHPSQLYAAFFEGLFLFLVLFWVWRKPQRPGVIAALFLFLYPIMRMFTEFFREPDLHVGFQLFGLTRGQWLSIIMLAVTSVFLIKILRSSAPKIGGWSKKPSK from the coding sequence ATGGATAGTGGATACCTCCTAGCTTTTGACCCCTTCGCGATACAGTTTACCGAGTCGTTTGGTATTCGTTGGTACGGTCTCGGCTATCTTGGCGGATTTTTATCAGGGTACTTTTTTACGGCGTGGCTTCTCGCCAAGCCAGGAATGCTCCTATCTCGACATCTTTTAGAAGATTTTGTTTTTTCGGTAGCGGTTGGATGTATTGTCGGAGGAAGACTGGGATACTGCCTGTTTTACTCGCCAAGTCTCTTGACTGATTTTCGAGATAGCTTCCCTTTTTGGGGTGTGCTTGCTGTGAATGAAGGCGGAATGGCGAGTCATGGAGGAATAGTCGGAATGGTCATTGCAGTTCTAATATTCAGTCGACGTCATCAGATATCATTCTGGCATCTGGGTGATCTGGTAATCTATGGCTCTACACTTGGCATTACCTTTGGAAGATTAGCAAATTTTATTAATGGTGAGCTCGTTGGTAGAGCTTGCAATAGCTCATGTATATTCCCTGTAAAATTTCCCCAAGATATTCTTACATGGCCTTTCTACTCTCCAGAGAAGTTGCCATCGCTTCAAGGAGTGGTTGAGAAGCTTGGGATTGAAGCGAGCAGTTGGCAGAATATGGTTAACTATGGGGGGAAATCTCAGATATTGGATGTTATGCACCAGATTGTACGGAGTGTTCAATCTGGGAATAAGGAAATTCAAGAGGCGCTCAAAGAGGTTCTGATCGCTCGCCATCCTTCGCAACTCTATGCGGCTTTCTTTGAGGGACTTTTTCTTTTTTTGGTTTTATTCTGGGTCTGGCGAAAACCGCAGCGGCCAGGAGTTATTGCAGCACTCTTTCTCTTTTTGTATCCCATTATGAGAATGTTCACGGAGTTTTTTCGAGAGCCCGACCTCCACGTCGGATTTCAGCTTTTTGGTTTAACTCGGGGCCAGTGGCTGAGTATTATTATGTTAGCGGTTACATCCGTTTTCCTCATTAAGATTTTGCGTTCGTCTGCACCAAAAATAGGAGGATGGTCGAAAAAGCCTTCTAAGTAA
- a CDS encoding nicotinamide riboside transporter PnuC yields MNTSSLIEFVAVITALFYVLLAMQERPWCWFFAIVSSVCYIFVFMAAELFTEAMLQFFFIGISIQGFFLWQGGQKQQAPSIHFGSRIRNIQGVLLCLVLTVSLGEFTRRYTGASLAYPDAAITIFSIYATFLAKDKRIENWLYWVIIDSGAVVLYGVKELYLTAVLFGLYVFLALLGFYQWKKKLTI; encoded by the coding sequence ATGAATACTAGTTCTCTGATAGAGTTCGTTGCAGTCATCACAGCACTTTTTTATGTATTGCTGGCTATGCAAGAGCGACCATGGTGTTGGTTCTTCGCGATAGTAAGCAGTGTGTGTTATATCTTCGTTTTTATGGCCGCTGAGTTGTTTACCGAGGCGATGCTTCAATTTTTCTTTATCGGAATATCGATACAGGGATTCTTCTTATGGCAAGGAGGGCAGAAGCAACAGGCTCCGTCTATTCACTTTGGATCGAGAATCAGGAACATACAAGGAGTTCTGCTATGTCTAGTATTGACGGTCTCTTTGGGAGAGTTTACACGGCGGTATACCGGCGCATCGCTGGCGTATCCAGATGCAGCAATTACAATTTTTAGTATTTATGCCACTTTCCTGGCAAAGGATAAGCGAATTGAGAACTGGCTGTATTGGGTTATTATTGATAGCGGAGCTGTTGTTCTCTACGGGGTTAAGGAATTATATCTTACCGCAGTGCTCTTTGGTTTGTATGTGTTTTTGGCCCTTTTGGGATTCTATCAATGGAAAAAAAAGTTAACGATATAA
- a CDS encoding DMT family transporter yields MSRGMACCLTVVLLWGLQPFFMKAALIEFDAYTISWFRLTGACVLLLCMSRACWKEYLYAMRPNLLPLFATGLCLAVNYFTFIKGIDLGGPITAGVTIQVGPVLLALVGVVWFRERLARLQILGVIVASLGFFLFFKERLGVASITEFQADAVGVVIISAIFWVGYCIGQKMLGSRVGVNIVNLAAYLFSALLLSPFITLPESHQILTASFAAMIYLSISTTVAYWALGEAIRLVPVSIVSLCIVTNPIVTIVVVEILLFFGNIFFEPYPLTGIGYLGTCIALVGVAIAVAKRTPRISRLEIVE; encoded by the coding sequence ATGTCCCGTGGCATGGCATGTTGTCTTACTGTAGTCCTACTGTGGGGGCTTCAGCCATTTTTTATGAAGGCAGCTCTTATTGAATTCGATGCATACACTATTTCTTGGTTTCGTCTGACTGGGGCGTGCGTACTCCTACTTTGCATGAGCCGAGCGTGTTGGAAGGAGTATCTTTATGCGATGAGGCCCAATCTTCTGCCACTTTTTGCTACTGGACTCTGTTTGGCAGTGAATTACTTTACCTTCATTAAAGGAATTGATCTCGGAGGTCCGATTACTGCTGGCGTTACAATTCAGGTGGGCCCAGTACTTTTGGCTTTAGTTGGAGTTGTATGGTTTCGTGAACGATTAGCGCGGCTTCAAATATTGGGGGTCATTGTTGCTAGTCTCGGCTTCTTTTTATTTTTCAAGGAAAGATTGGGAGTTGCGAGCATCACAGAGTTTCAGGCTGATGCTGTTGGGGTAGTCATTATTTCTGCCATATTTTGGGTCGGTTATTGTATAGGACAGAAAATGTTAGGCTCTCGAGTAGGAGTAAATATTGTCAATCTCGCGGCATATCTCTTTTCTGCATTGCTACTATCCCCGTTTATAACGCTTCCTGAAAGCCATCAGATTCTTACCGCGAGCTTTGCAGCCATGATATATTTAAGTATATCAACTACAGTAGCATACTGGGCACTGGGTGAAGCCATTCGACTTGTGCCTGTCTCGATTGTCAGTCTTTGTATTGTAACTAATCCAATAGTCACTATTGTGGTAGTCGAGATTCTTTTGTTTTTCGGTAATATCTTTTTCGAGCCTTATCCACTAACAGGTATTGGATATCTTGGAACGTGTATAGCTCTTGTGGGAGTTGCAATAGCAGTAGCAAAGAGGACCCCTCGTATTTCAAGACTCGAGATTGTAGAGTAA
- a CDS encoding thiamine diphosphokinase, with amino-acid sequence MEKKVNDITRRHSALLVLNGEFPDSALFDALLEHHSLIICADGAANILLNMGFWPEVIIGDLDSVEIPAGKEIARGTIVIENGDQYSTDFEKALLYLSDKGFKEISIVGLKGGRFDHQITNLSILCQFSSEFNFRLFDNDGIGYVLTDSKSSMTTNMPANTVISLLPLTKVTGIQTRRLKYPLDNEALQFGDRNGQSNASLGGEISISLKSGSLICYILMPSWWTQREMYSKLINCY; translated from the coding sequence ATGGAAAAAAAAGTTAACGATATAACCCGTCGGCACTCCGCACTGCTGGTGTTAAATGGAGAATTCCCAGATAGTGCGCTATTCGACGCGCTTCTTGAGCATCATTCTCTCATTATCTGCGCAGACGGAGCTGCGAATATCCTATTGAATATGGGATTTTGGCCAGAAGTCATTATTGGAGACCTTGACTCAGTCGAAATTCCTGCTGGCAAAGAGATAGCTCGTGGGACAATAGTCATAGAGAATGGCGATCAGTATAGTACTGATTTTGAAAAAGCACTTTTATATCTCTCTGACAAAGGTTTTAAGGAAATTTCTATTGTAGGCCTGAAAGGGGGGCGATTCGATCACCAAATTACAAACCTAAGTATTCTTTGTCAGTTCAGTTCTGAGTTTAACTTTAGGCTCTTCGATAATGATGGTATCGGTTATGTGCTGACTGATAGCAAGAGCTCTATGACGACTAACATGCCAGCGAATACAGTGATTTCTCTTCTTCCACTGACAAAAGTAACTGGTATTCAGACGAGACGACTAAAATATCCACTCGATAACGAAGCGCTACAGTTCGGAGATAGGAATGGACAGAGTAATGCTAGTCTTGGTGGGGAAATCTCTATTTCACTCAAAAGTGGAAGTTTGATTTGTTATATTCTGATGCCCTCCTGGTGGACTCAACGAGAGATGTATTCAAAGCTCATAAATTGTTACTGA